Proteins encoded by one window of Gordonia jinghuaiqii:
- a CDS encoding 3-phenylpropionate/cinnamic acid dioxygenase subunit beta, with protein sequence MTTHIPIRSDQSPLGQDASRTEATGPSLGFDDPRHLLAHKWLVDETYTLDHQDYETWLDSLAEDIHYFMPIRVTTALNSGYDTAKRMAHFDEDKYSLSRRVARLRTEHAWTEDPPSRIRHHLSNVRTFATGNDQELVVESAVLLFRSRGDVAEPSLISAGRTDLLRLEGSGWRLARRHIAVDESVLRTQNLAIFL encoded by the coding sequence ATGACCACACACATCCCGATCCGTTCCGACCAGTCGCCGCTGGGCCAGGACGCCTCACGCACCGAGGCAACCGGACCGTCCCTCGGCTTCGACGACCCGCGACATCTGTTGGCGCACAAGTGGTTGGTCGATGAGACCTACACCCTCGACCACCAGGACTACGAGACGTGGCTCGACTCGCTGGCCGAGGACATCCACTACTTCATGCCGATCCGCGTCACCACGGCACTGAACTCCGGCTACGACACCGCGAAACGGATGGCGCACTTCGACGAGGACAAGTACTCGCTCAGCCGACGCGTTGCGCGACTCCGGACCGAGCACGCATGGACCGAGGATCCGCCGTCCCGTATCCGCCACCACCTGTCCAACGTTCGGACCTTCGCCACCGGTAACGACCAGGAGCTCGTGGTCGAGTCTGCGGTCCTGCTGTTCCGCAGCCGCGGCGACGTGGCCGAACCGTCGCTGATCTCCGCGGGCCGCACAGATCTGTTGCGACTCGAAGGATCCGGGTGGCGGCTGGCCCGGCGCCACATCGCGGTCGACGAGTCGGTGCTTCGTACCCAGAACCTGGCGATCTTCCTGTGA
- a CDS encoding class II aldolase/adducin family protein, producing MTDHSYDELREQIALGCRVLAARELAPGILGHISVRVDESRLLIRCRGPRERGLAHTTARDIRLVDMTGAPGAAGELDEYRAPAELPLHTRVLHHRPDVTCVVHAHPRDVVAANLAGLPILPIVGAYDIPGAALAHGGVPEYPRSALIHTEPLGDEVARAIGDRPVVVMRGHGLTSTGGGVAEAVLRAASVATIASLSLSIAAAGGTIRPIPPEDLADLPDLGGTLNLDTAWRHEISRLDSPD from the coding sequence GTGACCGATCACTCCTATGACGAACTGCGCGAACAGATCGCACTCGGCTGCCGTGTCCTGGCCGCGCGCGAGCTCGCGCCCGGAATCCTCGGACACATCAGTGTCCGCGTCGACGAGTCCCGCCTGCTCATCCGATGCCGCGGCCCCCGTGAACGCGGGCTGGCCCACACCACCGCACGCGACATCCGGCTGGTGGACATGACCGGAGCACCCGGTGCGGCAGGCGAACTCGACGAGTACCGCGCACCAGCCGAGTTGCCGCTGCACACCCGGGTCCTCCATCACCGGCCCGACGTGACCTGCGTCGTCCATGCGCATCCCCGTGACGTCGTCGCGGCGAACCTGGCGGGACTACCGATCCTCCCCATCGTCGGCGCCTACGACATCCCCGGCGCCGCCCTGGCGCACGGCGGGGTGCCGGAGTACCCCCGGTCGGCCTTGATCCACACCGAGCCCCTCGGAGACGAGGTGGCCCGGGCGATCGGGGATCGCCCGGTGGTGGTCATGCGCGGCCACGGCCTGACCTCTACCGGTGGTGGAGTCGCCGAAGCGGTCCTGCGGGCCGCCTCGGTCGCGACGATCGCGTCGTTGTCGCTGTCCATCGCCGCCGCCGGTGGCACGATCCGGCCCATTCCTCCGGAGGATCTCGCCGATCTCCCGGACCTCGGCGGCACGTTGAACCTCGACACCGCCTGGCGGCACGAGATCTCCCGCCTCGATTCCCCGGACTGA
- the pcaH gene encoding protocatechuate 3,4-dioxygenase subunit beta, whose product MLHLPPGHERPTHVKVPADFADYRTTALRHPSQPLRLLPHRLTELTGPVFGHDRLRPGDDDLTIANGGEAQGQRIVVHGRVLDSDRKPVPHTLIEVWQANAGGRYRHTGDNWSAPLDPFFNGLGRCTTDATGHYSFTTIKPGPYPWMNHDNAWRPAHIHFSLFGTAFTQRLVTQMYFPDDPMFFQDPIFNAVPADARHRMISVADHDADIANWALAFRFDIVLRGREASVFEQEHDSDD is encoded by the coding sequence ATGTTGCACTTACCTCCTGGTCACGAGCGCCCCACCCACGTCAAGGTCCCGGCCGACTTCGCCGACTACCGCACGACCGCGTTACGCCACCCCAGCCAACCGCTGAGACTCCTCCCCCACAGGCTGACCGAACTGACCGGCCCCGTATTCGGTCACGACCGGCTTCGGCCGGGAGACGACGACCTCACGATCGCGAACGGTGGTGAGGCACAGGGACAGCGGATAGTCGTCCACGGCCGGGTTCTCGACAGCGACCGGAAACCGGTCCCCCACACGCTGATCGAGGTCTGGCAGGCCAACGCCGGCGGCCGGTACCGGCACACCGGCGACAACTGGTCGGCGCCACTCGATCCGTTCTTCAACGGCCTCGGCCGCTGCACCACAGATGCCACGGGCCACTACTCCTTCACGACGATCAAACCCGGGCCGTACCCGTGGATGAACCACGACAACGCATGGCGCCCTGCGCACATCCACTTCTCACTGTTCGGCACCGCCTTCACCCAGCGGCTGGTCACGCAGATGTACTTTCCCGACGACCCGATGTTCTTCCAGGACCCCATCTTCAACGCGGTGCCGGCCGACGCGCGGCACCGCATGATCAGCGTCGCCGACCACGACGCCGACATCGCGAACTGGGCCCTGGCATTTCGGTTCGACATCGTCCTGCGTGGGCGTGAGGCCAGCGTCTTCGAGCAGGAGCACGACAGTGATGACTGA
- the hcaB gene encoding 3-(cis-5,6-dihydroxycyclohexa-1,3-dien-1-yl)propanoate dehydrogenase: protein MSGWLEGKRALIVGGGSGIGRAVIDAFGEEGARVGVLEISEHKCGELAAEHPEVLVVRGDATTAAANEAAVAAMVGHVGGLDILVNCVGVFDFYRKLADIDADAIDSAFDEMFSINVRSHLHSVKAAMGELTKSKGNVVLTESTSSYYPGRGGTLYVASKFAVRGLVTTLAYELAPDVRVNSVAPGGTLNTDLRGLSSLGITERRLDGPDRAAELAGRTPLAVALSGTDHAWGYVFLASDRARGITGRVVHSDGGMGIKV, encoded by the coding sequence ATGAGCGGGTGGCTCGAGGGCAAGCGCGCCCTCATCGTCGGCGGCGGTTCGGGTATCGGCCGGGCGGTGATCGACGCATTCGGCGAGGAGGGCGCCCGGGTCGGCGTCCTCGAGATCAGCGAGCACAAATGCGGGGAACTCGCCGCCGAACACCCCGAGGTTCTCGTCGTGCGCGGTGACGCGACCACCGCCGCGGCGAACGAGGCCGCGGTCGCCGCGATGGTCGGGCATGTCGGCGGCCTGGACATCCTGGTCAACTGCGTGGGTGTCTTCGACTTCTACCGCAAGCTGGCCGACATCGACGCCGACGCAATCGATTCCGCCTTCGACGAGATGTTCTCGATCAACGTCAGATCACACCTGCACAGCGTCAAGGCCGCCATGGGCGAGCTGACGAAGTCCAAGGGCAACGTGGTGCTGACCGAGTCGACCTCGTCGTATTATCCCGGTCGCGGTGGAACCCTCTACGTCGCTTCGAAGTTCGCCGTCCGCGGGCTGGTCACCACGCTGGCCTACGAGCTCGCTCCCGACGTCCGGGTCAACAGTGTCGCGCCGGGCGGCACCCTGAACACCGATCTGCGGGGGTTGTCGTCCCTGGGGATCACCGAGCGACGCCTCGACGGCCCCGATCGCGCGGCCGAGCTGGCCGGTCGAACCCCGCTGGCGGTCGCTCTGTCCGGCACCGACCATGCCTGGGGTTATGTGTTTCTCGCCTCGGACCGCGCCCGCGGGATCACCGGTCGGGTGGTCCATTCCGACGGCGGGATGGGAATCAAGGTCTAG
- a CDS encoding FadR/GntR family transcriptional regulator: protein MTGFRASPTRQVRLYQEVADQLREAILSEQFRPGDRLPIETELAAQFGVSRAVVRQATLNLEHEGLVTVLVGAGGGTFVTEPDPLPVLRALENYFRHRGVPFEDYLHAKRILEPTVLNDIMRFSDGAHRERLKASTDEFARAIDNGSPDGLLLTRALDFHEILISEVGNPVLELVLGALVRLGDRVPEFRQTRNPNWEHILEEHRGILKALEDNNAREFRAFMLEHLESVEHIYGDDHFLDPAPAIAEDGPER from the coding sequence ATGACGGGGTTTCGGGCGTCGCCGACGCGCCAGGTGCGTCTGTATCAGGAGGTGGCGGACCAGCTCCGCGAGGCAATCCTCTCCGAGCAGTTCCGCCCAGGCGACCGGTTGCCGATCGAAACCGAGCTGGCCGCGCAGTTCGGCGTGAGTCGCGCAGTCGTCCGTCAGGCGACCCTGAATCTGGAACATGAAGGGCTGGTGACGGTTCTCGTCGGCGCCGGTGGCGGGACGTTCGTCACCGAGCCCGATCCGCTGCCGGTCCTGCGTGCGCTGGAGAACTACTTCCGGCACCGGGGAGTGCCGTTCGAGGACTATCTGCATGCCAAGCGGATTCTGGAGCCGACAGTCCTCAACGACATCATGAGATTCAGCGACGGCGCTCACCGGGAGCGGTTGAAGGCGAGTACCGATGAGTTCGCGCGGGCGATCGACAACGGTTCCCCCGACGGGCTGCTGTTGACTCGGGCGTTGGACTTCCACGAGATCCTGATCTCGGAGGTGGGTAACCCGGTGTTGGAACTGGTGCTCGGCGCACTGGTCCGTCTGGGAGATCGGGTTCCGGAGTTCCGGCAGACCCGGAATCCGAACTGGGAACACATCCTCGAGGAGCACCGCGGAATCCTGAAGGCGCTCGAGGACAACAACGCCCGAGAGTTCCGGGCGTTCATGCTCGAGCACCTCGAGTCCGTGGAGCACATCTACGGTGACGACCACTTCCTGGATCCGGCGCCTGCAATCGCCGAGGACGGTCCCGAGCGCTGA
- a CDS encoding lyase family protein, protein MSTRGELFDPIFGSERVRDEVSDRAWVTTMLEVEAALARAAASVGVIDAAHCGAIERSVSELAAPGGIDIVELGRSAVNGGNPVIPLVGLLRERAATHGVPGDQVHRGATSQDILDTALVLLIRRAGAVVLEDLTAAADAAAELARLHRTTPMVARTLGQQALPTTFGLLAATWFVALDTATRRVRSAISSLPVSLGGAAGTLAGLHPEGLRIADALADDLGLARAGLPWHTDRTVVADVATAFGLAAGAMSKPATDIIAMASTELAEVSENDPGGSSAMPHKQNPTSAITARASARRVPALVATVLANTDHEFQRASGAWHAEWETVTTLLRCTGGAACRLSGSLGGLVVHPDAMARNLEITGGLILAERVTAAMSTRTDRAREIVTRAARSGHRLDEDPEVTEHLSAVELEELTDPANYLGHAADLVDRALAARSGGPS, encoded by the coding sequence ATGTCCACTCGAGGTGAGCTCTTCGACCCGATCTTCGGTTCGGAGCGTGTGCGAGACGAAGTGTCCGACCGGGCCTGGGTGACCACGATGCTCGAGGTCGAGGCCGCGCTCGCGCGCGCCGCGGCGTCGGTGGGCGTGATCGACGCCGCACACTGCGGCGCCATCGAGCGATCGGTGTCCGAGCTCGCCGCACCCGGCGGAATCGACATCGTCGAGCTGGGCCGCTCCGCGGTGAACGGCGGCAATCCGGTCATCCCGCTGGTCGGACTCCTGCGCGAACGGGCAGCGACACACGGTGTGCCGGGCGACCAGGTCCATCGCGGTGCCACCAGCCAGGACATTCTGGACACCGCGCTGGTCCTGCTGATCCGGCGTGCGGGTGCGGTGGTACTCGAGGACCTGACCGCGGCCGCCGACGCCGCAGCCGAACTCGCCCGCCTCCACCGGACCACCCCGATGGTGGCCCGAACGCTTGGCCAGCAGGCACTTCCGACGACCTTCGGTCTGCTCGCGGCCACCTGGTTCGTCGCGCTCGACACCGCGACCCGCCGCGTACGGTCGGCGATCTCGTCGCTGCCCGTCTCGCTCGGAGGCGCCGCGGGTACGCTGGCCGGCCTCCACCCCGAGGGTCTGCGGATCGCCGACGCACTGGCAGACGATCTCGGGCTCGCCCGTGCCGGCCTGCCGTGGCACACCGATCGAACGGTGGTCGCCGACGTCGCGACGGCGTTCGGGCTCGCGGCCGGTGCGATGTCGAAGCCGGCCACCGACATCATCGCCATGGCCTCGACCGAGTTGGCCGAGGTGTCCGAGAACGATCCCGGCGGATCGTCGGCCATGCCCCACAAGCAGAACCCGACGTCGGCGATCACGGCACGCGCATCCGCTCGTCGCGTCCCGGCACTGGTCGCCACCGTGCTGGCGAACACCGATCACGAGTTCCAGCGCGCAAGCGGGGCGTGGCATGCCGAATGGGAGACGGTCACCACGCTTCTGCGCTGTACCGGTGGCGCCGCGTGCCGACTCTCGGGAAGTCTCGGCGGTCTCGTCGTGCACCCCGACGCGATGGCCCGCAACCTGGAGATCACCGGTGGCCTCATCCTCGCCGAACGGGTCACCGCGGCGATGTCCACCCGAACCGACCGGGCCCGGGAGATCGTCACCCGCGCAGCGAGATCCGGACACCGGCTGGACGAGGATCCCGAGGTGACCGAGCACCTGAGCGCCGTCGAACTCGAGGAACTGACCGATCCCGCCAACTATCTCGGTCATGCGGCCGACCTCGTGGACCGGGCACTGGCCGCACGCAGCGGAGGACCGTCGTGA
- a CDS encoding NAD(P)/FAD-dependent oxidoreductase, translated as MSSGVVIVGGSVAGIRTARALRAQGYTGAVRVFEAEDEVPYDKPPLSKLPVGADPHVPLLTPAEAADLGIELNLGRAVTGVRPEDSSIELAGGDTVAYDHLVIATGAGARPSPWDIDGVLVLRGISDARALRDRLAASSDLLVVGAGFIGAEVASLARKSGIAVTIADTAPVPMARVVGDRLGRRLVDLHHANGVTTRFGVTVQTMERDGDVVRTVFSDGSETSSDTVLVGIGASLNIEWLRSGGLATPEGVLCDAHGRVVGRQNISAVGDVSAWFRPSTGSHSRIEHWTNGVEQANCVAARLAGDLAVAAHDPVAYVWSDQYDWRIHLFGTRPAHVEPEVVEEAEPFRLAATWRDDRGEVTGGFTVNWPRESVRLRKAIAVRHASRSALGDDAKVVPA; from the coding sequence GTGAGCTCCGGAGTCGTCATCGTCGGCGGCTCGGTCGCCGGAATCCGCACCGCCCGCGCCCTACGAGCGCAGGGATACACCGGAGCGGTTCGGGTCTTCGAGGCCGAGGACGAGGTCCCCTACGACAAGCCACCGCTCTCCAAGCTCCCGGTCGGGGCCGATCCGCATGTGCCGTTGCTGACTCCGGCCGAGGCGGCCGATCTCGGTATCGAACTCAACCTGGGGCGTGCCGTGACCGGCGTCCGGCCGGAGGACTCCTCGATCGAACTCGCCGGCGGCGACACCGTCGCCTACGACCATCTCGTCATCGCCACCGGTGCGGGGGCACGGCCCTCCCCGTGGGACATCGACGGAGTCCTGGTGCTGCGCGGTATCTCGGATGCGCGCGCGCTCCGGGACCGACTCGCCGCGTCGAGCGACCTGCTCGTGGTCGGCGCGGGGTTCATCGGGGCCGAGGTCGCGTCGCTGGCACGGAAGAGCGGCATCGCGGTCACCATCGCCGACACTGCCCCGGTCCCCATGGCGCGGGTCGTCGGCGACCGACTCGGCAGACGACTCGTCGATCTCCACCACGCCAACGGCGTCACCACCAGGTTCGGCGTGACGGTGCAGACCATGGAACGCGACGGCGACGTCGTGCGGACCGTGTTCTCCGACGGGTCGGAGACGTCCTCCGACACCGTTCTCGTGGGTATCGGCGCCTCCCTCAACATCGAGTGGCTCCGATCGGGTGGGCTCGCCACTCCCGAGGGCGTCCTCTGCGACGCGCACGGCCGGGTTGTCGGCCGGCAGAACATCTCCGCCGTGGGTGATGTGTCCGCATGGTTCCGCCCGAGCACCGGGTCGCACTCCCGGATCGAGCACTGGACGAACGGCGTCGAGCAGGCGAACTGTGTCGCGGCCCGGCTCGCCGGTGATCTCGCCGTCGCCGCACACGACCCGGTCGCCTATGTGTGGAGCGACCAGTACGACTGGCGCATCCACCTTTTCGGCACCAGGCCCGCCCACGTCGAACCGGAGGTCGTCGAGGAGGCCGAACCCTTCCGCCTCGCCGCCACCTGGCGCGACGATCGAGGAGAGGTGACCGGTGGGTTCACCGTCAACTGGCCTCGCGAGTCGGTTCGCCTGCGGAAGGCGATCGCCGTCCGACACGCATCCCGATCCGCTCTCGGGGACGACGCGAAGGTGGTGCCGGCGTGA
- a CDS encoding aromatic ring-hydroxylating dioxygenase subunit alpha — protein MRDADDVLRNVRKGMLPAHIYNDADVFTAEKERLFSRSWMFVAHESEIPEVGDYVVRRVVDNSFIVSRDQSGEIHAMFNMCLHRGMQVCRAEQGNASHFRCPYHGWSYKNDGKIVGLPFHKEAYGGEQGFAKKGQRLLPAPSLDTFNGLIFVSMDPDAPPLRDFLGDFAFYLDYYTKQSASGVEVLGPQRWRIKANWKIGAENFAGDMYHTPQTHTSVVEIGLFREPKAEKRKDGNTYWAGKGGGTTYKLPPGTFEERVGYVGYPDEMIARMKEQWTPEQIDVIGRDGFMISAASLFPNLSLVHNWPKVGESDDVLPFISLRQWQPISADETEVLSWFVVDKEAPEEFKKLSYKAYLMCFGSSGMFEQDDVENWVSLTNTAAGSMAQRLLLNGRMGMLHDDSPVVAPLTPDEFAGPGVAHIGYGEYNQRHLLNEWADHLEKAPPEITSIAVGAPETPASCDTTPVETSA, from the coding sequence ATGCGCGACGCCGACGACGTTCTGCGGAACGTCCGAAAGGGCATGCTTCCCGCCCACATCTACAACGACGCCGATGTATTCACCGCGGAGAAGGAGCGGCTCTTCAGCCGCTCATGGATGTTCGTGGCACACGAATCGGAGATCCCGGAGGTCGGCGACTACGTGGTTCGCCGCGTCGTGGACAACTCGTTCATCGTCAGCCGTGATCAGTCCGGTGAGATCCACGCGATGTTCAACATGTGCCTTCACCGCGGAATGCAGGTGTGCCGGGCCGAACAGGGCAACGCCTCCCATTTCCGCTGCCCGTATCACGGCTGGTCGTACAAGAACGACGGCAAGATCGTCGGATTGCCCTTTCACAAGGAGGCTTACGGCGGTGAGCAGGGTTTCGCCAAGAAGGGCCAACGACTTCTGCCGGCCCCCAGCCTGGACACCTTCAACGGATTGATCTTCGTCTCGATGGACCCGGACGCACCCCCTTTGCGAGACTTCCTGGGCGACTTCGCGTTCTACCTCGACTACTACACGAAGCAGAGCGCCAGCGGCGTCGAGGTGCTGGGGCCGCAGCGCTGGCGGATCAAGGCGAACTGGAAGATCGGCGCCGAGAACTTCGCGGGCGACATGTACCACACCCCGCAGACGCACACGAGCGTCGTCGAGATCGGTTTGTTCCGTGAGCCGAAGGCCGAAAAGCGCAAGGACGGCAACACATATTGGGCCGGCAAGGGCGGCGGCACCACCTACAAGTTGCCTCCCGGGACGTTCGAGGAGCGGGTCGGCTACGTCGGGTACCCCGACGAGATGATCGCCCGGATGAAAGAGCAGTGGACACCGGAGCAGATCGACGTCATCGGGCGCGACGGCTTCATGATCTCGGCCGCGTCGCTGTTCCCCAACCTGAGTCTTGTCCACAACTGGCCCAAGGTCGGCGAATCCGACGACGTGCTGCCGTTCATCTCGCTGCGGCAGTGGCAGCCCATCAGCGCCGACGAGACCGAGGTGCTGTCGTGGTTCGTCGTGGACAAGGAGGCGCCCGAAGAGTTCAAGAAGCTCTCGTACAAGGCGTACCTGATGTGCTTCGGCAGCAGCGGCATGTTCGAACAGGATGACGTCGAGAACTGGGTTTCGCTGACCAACACCGCGGCGGGCTCGATGGCGCAGCGCCTGCTCCTCAACGGCCGCATGGGCATGCTGCACGACGACAGCCCGGTCGTGGCACCGCTGACCCCCGACGAGTTCGCCGGCCCGGGTGTGGCACACATCGGCTACGGCGAATACAACCAGCGCCACCTCCTCAACGAATGGGCCGACCACCTCGAGAAGGCTCCCCCCGAGATCACCTCCATCGCCGTGGGCGCCCCCGAGACCCCCGCCTCCTGTGACACGACTCCCGTGGAGACATCCGCATGA
- a CDS encoding DUF6081 family protein: MTITDDIASPHYDDFAGTELDTDKWMFLEYPLPDGSSHVCAEPNAQVSVGDGAYAVRIERFDNHHGVQIIDNPKHLLFTTKAFELPAVGQSRFSVRMSAEGLNTTAYDYRDGFAAFNVLDLVDGWVFDLAASSDRIFAIHERLPFPGVVAPFTHCVDAPLSGLNTEPGAEHRYSVALDREARTVVWEVDGQPVYWIADADVPERVQVGFGVFTLHPVQDDSSVSLRGQGFSARWRDLTVEIPNSA; the protein is encoded by the coding sequence ATGACCATCACCGATGACATCGCATCTCCTCACTACGACGACTTCGCCGGGACCGAGCTCGACACCGACAAGTGGATGTTCCTCGAATACCCTCTGCCGGACGGGAGTTCGCATGTATGCGCCGAACCCAACGCGCAGGTGTCGGTGGGCGACGGTGCATACGCGGTTCGCATCGAGCGCTTCGACAACCATCACGGTGTCCAGATCATCGACAACCCCAAGCACCTGCTGTTCACCACCAAGGCCTTCGAATTGCCGGCGGTCGGCCAATCACGGTTCTCGGTACGGATGTCTGCGGAGGGACTCAACACCACGGCATACGACTACCGCGACGGATTCGCGGCATTCAATGTCCTTGACCTGGTGGACGGCTGGGTGTTCGATCTCGCGGCGTCCTCCGATCGGATCTTCGCGATTCACGAGCGGCTGCCGTTTCCCGGCGTCGTCGCGCCGTTCACCCACTGCGTCGACGCGCCGCTGAGTGGGCTGAACACCGAACCCGGTGCCGAACACCGGTATTCGGTGGCACTGGATCGCGAGGCGCGCACCGTCGTCTGGGAGGTCGACGGGCAGCCCGTGTACTGGATTGCCGACGCTGACGTACCCGAACGCGTGCAGGTCGGATTCGGGGTGTTCACGTTGCACCCGGTCCAGGACGACAGCAGTGTGTCGCTGCGCGGGCAGGGCTTCTCGGCCCGTTGGCGCGATCTGACCGTCGAGATACCGAATAGTGCATAA
- a CDS encoding AraC family ligand binding domain-containing protein codes for MTEPFVDLYTRNGFAGPVGTILRSHYAPPYARVKGTYAPRRMDVHAVAEELFRSAGELPVAVLEADDVSIELAYRTEGSSTAVRNVLADEIHYILEGAGRLETDFGVLDVTAGDFVLLPRAVTYRFSSISTPIREIIVVTGSEMVLDPQPPVALDVARHVDVPAPNPVAREDGPFEVIIRHGSDTTTYTFDADPMPCIGTGEGPVVRRFSFENVPHLTFEQTGPFPPKLFDDATSRVLMFNLSDRESPRPPIHHNADFDELIFYVAGPGRYGEVDVPGTIMWTPKGIVHHGPAEDVPHGYRAFLVETRSPLRLTPAGETISTLMETGMFGLFDNN; via the coding sequence ATGACCGAGCCTTTTGTCGACCTGTACACCCGGAACGGCTTCGCCGGCCCGGTGGGGACCATCCTGCGGTCGCACTACGCCCCGCCGTACGCGCGGGTCAAGGGAACCTATGCTCCGCGTCGAATGGACGTGCACGCGGTTGCCGAGGAGCTGTTCCGCAGTGCCGGTGAGCTTCCCGTGGCCGTACTCGAGGCCGACGACGTGAGCATCGAGCTGGCCTACCGCACCGAAGGGTCCTCGACCGCGGTGCGCAACGTGCTGGCCGACGAGATCCATTACATCCTCGAGGGTGCGGGCCGGCTCGAGACCGACTTCGGCGTCCTCGACGTCACCGCCGGTGACTTCGTGCTCCTGCCCCGGGCGGTGACCTATCGGTTCTCGTCGATCAGTACCCCGATCCGCGAGATCATCGTGGTGACCGGTTCGGAGATGGTGTTGGACCCGCAGCCGCCGGTCGCGCTGGACGTGGCCCGGCACGTCGATGTGCCCGCACCCAATCCCGTTGCGCGCGAGGATGGCCCGTTCGAGGTCATCATCCGGCACGGGAGCGACACCACGACCTACACCTTCGACGCGGACCCGATGCCGTGCATCGGGACCGGGGAAGGTCCTGTCGTGCGCCGGTTCTCGTTCGAGAACGTGCCCCACCTGACGTTCGAGCAGACCGGACCCTTCCCGCCGAAGCTGTTCGACGACGCCACGAGCCGGGTCCTCATGTTCAACCTCAGTGACCGGGAGAGCCCGCGCCCGCCCATCCACCACAACGCCGACTTCGACGAGCTCATCTTCTACGTGGCCGGACCCGGCCGGTACGGCGAGGTCGACGTGCCGGGGACGATCATGTGGACCCCCAAGGGGATCGTCCACCACGGGCCCGCCGAGGATGTCCCCCATGGCTACCGCGCGTTCCTGGTGGAGACTCGTTCGCCGCTGCGGCTCACGCCGGCCGGCGAGACGATCTCCACGCTGATGGAGACGGGCATGTTCGGCTTGTTCGACAACAACTGA
- the pcaG gene encoding protocatechuate 3,4-dioxygenase subunit alpha: MTDRAAPIYPVTRGDFTTASFGPTPSQTVGPYWHIGLLWEDGPDVVSASTPGRISIAITVIDGGGEPVADAMIETWQADATGGFAGATDRFAGDMDGFRGFARSAADASGTATVNTVKPAPLPAESDLVEAPHINVSIFARGMLDRLVTRMYFPEDASAHRLDPVLATMPPHERSKLIATRDGDGYRWTVRVQDTDPLGRETPFFEV, translated from the coding sequence ATGACTGACCGTGCGGCACCGATCTACCCGGTCACGCGCGGGGACTTCACCACCGCGTCGTTCGGACCGACGCCGTCGCAGACCGTGGGCCCCTATTGGCACATCGGCCTCCTCTGGGAGGACGGCCCGGACGTGGTCTCCGCCTCGACGCCCGGACGGATCAGCATCGCCATCACCGTGATCGACGGCGGCGGCGAACCTGTCGCCGACGCGATGATCGAGACGTGGCAGGCCGATGCCACCGGCGGCTTCGCCGGTGCCACCGACCGCTTCGCCGGTGACATGGACGGTTTTCGTGGATTCGCGCGGAGTGCCGCGGACGCGTCGGGCACCGCCACCGTCAACACGGTGAAACCCGCACCGCTGCCCGCCGAGTCGGACCTCGTCGAGGCCCCGCACATCAATGTCTCGATCTTCGCCCGTGGGATGCTGGACCGACTCGTCACCCGCATGTACTTCCCGGAGGACGCGTCCGCCCACCGACTCGACCCTGTCCTGGCCACCATGCCGCCGCACGAACGGTCGAAGCTGATCGCCACGAGGGACGGCGATGGCTACCGGTGGACGGTCCGGGTGCAGGACACCGATCCGCTGGGCCGGGAAACCCCGTTCTTCGAGGTCTGA
- a CDS encoding ferredoxin produces the protein MAVLKVDLSACQGYANCVVGADDYCDLDDDGLVVLLQATVEEADRARVEAAAKSCPASALWLEDR, from the coding sequence ATGGCTGTGCTGAAGGTTGATCTGAGCGCGTGCCAGGGGTACGCGAATTGTGTTGTCGGCGCCGATGACTACTGCGACCTCGATGACGACGGTCTGGTGGTCCTGCTGCAGGCGACCGTCGAGGAGGCCGATCGCGCGCGTGTCGAGGCCGCGGCCAAGAGTTGCCCGGCCTCGGCCCTGTGGCTGGAGGACCGGTGA